A genomic stretch from Silurus meridionalis isolate SWU-2019-XX chromosome 1, ASM1480568v1, whole genome shotgun sequence includes:
- the quo gene encoding quattro isoform X3, which yields MNSSSLDWSIQGALSSLYPPFEATAPTVLSQLFRTIEARYQGDALQCFLDYLIPAKHILESVQQAACAEYSDVLFQCEGWPLCLRDRVVVQLAPINPLLLRPGDFYLQVEPFGEQSARIVLKSLLVQDDLLAQEDLLLLAGFRAQEGPAVEETPIPETSYSCIFTEAWLKEINEGRLGNQLHQCVLSSDQGIVKVPWAEVINPEFLDRPKAKTTCISAGLIQDNSQEEANSQFHVNMSFSKTPVEPKTMALPTKNGVAVSHHLVKRGNKFVLMEQRKPVSNPVGKPVGWVSPNTWDSRPNKELEGEYVDLLDLAKEKDPLNFKITVIPSVPISFRPHSPLSKEDSPPCVQTSRLVDELHVPKSLKNNQVSKDQQKATESKGRHRQSYLAAIKNPVSFEKAGTTLPLDETWPGLGETEPAYEAQSVDLGIESLSSSPMQGLNQNLLQSCPESVEHDQNLVQSSMNTMHLSTALPSLNEAEQPLHLLNKKSPESLQKTLLEHTGAINVNRQEPHQIWTNLHKHHKTQHLPKMGLRALPDLRNQRQETGVYKCQGAGMGRKMDQFVYGLAPPHKSLQQSTGQKPYIFSQPQNNLNMLQEEKGQIEQNKQCGEIAVKAMKVLGKSRPKARSTSLVSESSRECSQEDRPANRSRSDVYPEIIPMVPGVQVQRSKKCTSFGLVSPKLDRWKAAKNGMSATGSAEQITTVQNGAVLQNSSDQLQSLSPEHGSQLTALSHDPSIKNVLQLGIICLPGSRDRAGRAVLEIHGGKKGWASPLLSPLVLSKAILFLHSIPRKQVRDLGLTVIINSQIVQIPSVLYKALLMVQEQVLRAVHSVLLLVEKDQSPRADRPPGLQMEIITSLKALLKSVDGQQLTSELGGSFPYNHTEWIQFYQKLFIFERDLHGAALLLQNAIQKLDSNKKTDTAEDVRRCSQEQKSAMKQVLEDTHMVTLQRDGGAILARMRKEECRFSQSEDYSDSMEAVMCLYNQVEEGVHTLVMRSNQSLQHLDHVLLLRETEEQLNTTREWCEEEARKWQRDLDPAEEPREILEQRLADVNDVLTQAKDSKNKAIALMNDVERKIQGTCYPETNIFHIHMTKFKSDLAAFMVQAEQRKFNLEAFIRLLHFCEQAFALTKECSHFLEHMEMGCYTETSNISKLKSFQERFKAFLPEHFEEEKSNAMTEKHHGVVRVWSEACSVCQEVRQILDEKLLELDRKLKLQSFPQRDETMVKNDKASPHTPTSRKTSYSLAHVEVQSQQCEAYRQIQNAQCESVHIHKQSTLENTLTDKLVKFPREHYSEADLRNDDFVGRSERNRALGRSHSEGSCVRSFSPMLTGSSLSVHQKTSMSKPSIFLPDRECVANHKDSFCSDFSDMKLEWIQKDSRGKPSVTVDDQDSQISRQESFCSSVSSPGLCWMKKENCSRVYLHDKNAGYPSRDSITADRLEDTSDCNSTIEMENSNNLLKLQHIMEELLQTEKEYVKALGYVMEHYFPELERQDVPQDLRGQRGSIFGNLEKLREFHQHNFLNELELCLRHPFRVGRCFLRHKESFGLYALYSKNKPRSDHLLINHGKEFFKQKQQLLGDKMDLSSYLLKPVQRISKYGLLLQDMLQECDATSHKAPERAELQAALEVIQFQLRHGNNLLAMDDIQECDVNLKEQGQLIRQDEFLMTFRKKKYYRHIFLFQELILFSKTKKTEVGNDIYIYKQSFKTSDIGMTHNCGDSGLCFEIWFRRRKSQDTYTLQARSYEVKKDWTKDLERILWEQAIHNREIRMQERVFMGIGCKPFMDIKPSEAAICDRAIKCALTGRDCKAPVFSGLSDIEQGYPAQRPNSTGSASYVSTCSHSSSSSSSGRGSVSPVGYHIDLSRRAVSVSDPGGFSNLGEHDLDQENIRQNQLGESVSGFSGSGYSLQSVIGGEHEVPQVSDIGLGKPFPHKIDDQKQHKDKPSKLQNQKQDKPLKVQGNNQMGKSTEV from the exons ATG AATTCCTCCTCTCTGGACTGGTCCATTCAGGGTGCACTGTCATCTCTTTACCCCCCATTTGAGGCCACCGCTCCAACGGTCCTGAGCCAGCTCTTCCGTACCATCGAGGCACGTTACCAGGGAGACGCGCTGCAGTGCTTTTTGGATTACCTCATTCCAGCCAAACACATCCTAGAGAGTGTGCAGCAGGCTGCCTGT GCTGAGTATTCTGATGTTTTGTTCCAGTGTGAAGGTTGGCCTCTCTGTTTAAGAGACCGTGTGGTGGTTCAACTAGCTCCCATTAACCCCTTATTATTACGTCCTGGAGACTTCTATTTACAAGTGGAACCATTTGGGGAACAGTCAGCTCGTATAGTCCTCAAGAGCCTCCTTGTGCAGGATGATCTTTTGGCACAGGAAGATCTGTTGTTACTAGCAGGTTTTAGGGCACAAGAAGGCCCTGCTGTGGAGGAGACTCCCATCCCAGAGACTTCCTATTCTTGCATTTTTACTGAAGCTTGGTTAAAGGAAATCAATGAGGGTCGTCTTGGTAATCAGCTGCATCAATGTGTGCTTTCTTCTGATCAGGGAATTGTGAAGGTGCCCTGGGCAGAAGTGATCAACCCTGAATTTCTGGACAGGCCAAAAGctaaaacaacatgcataaGTGCAGGTTTAATACAGGATAATTCTCAGGAAGAGGCCAACTCACAGTTTCATGTAAACATGTCATTTTCCAAAACACCTGTTGAACCAAAAACTATGGCCCTTCCAACTAAGAATGGTGTTGCAGTTTCACATCATTTAGTGAAGCGGGGCAACAAATTTGTTCTAATGGAACAACGGAAACCTGTGAGCAATCCTGTAGGCAAACCTGTTGGCTGGGTTTCCCCAAATACGTGGGACAGCAGGCCCAATAAAGAACTGGAGGGGGAGTATGTCGATCTACTGGATTTAGCCAAAGAAAAGGAtcctttaaactttaaaataacCGTTATACCTTCAGTTCCAATATCTTTTAGACCTCATTCCCCTCTTTCAAAGGAAGACAGCCCCCCATGTGTTCAAACATCAAGGCTGGTTGATGAGCTACATGTtccaaaaagtttaaaaaataatcaggtTTCTAAAGATCAACAGAAAGCTACAGAATCCAAGGGTAGGCATCGACAGTCTTACCTAGCAGCTATAAAAAACCCAGTGAGCTTTGAGAAGGCAGGCACAACATTACCCCTGGATGAAACATGGCCAGGCTTAGGAGAAACAGAACCAGCATATGAGGCACAAAGTGTTGACCTTGGGATTGAGTCTTTAAGCAGTTCACCAATGCAGGGTTTAAACCAAAACCTATTACAATCCTGTCCAGAGTCAGTTGAACATGATCAAAACTTAGTTCAAAGTAGTATGAACACAATGCACCTTTCCACAGCACTACCAAGTCTTAACGAAGCTGAACAGCCATTGCACTTGCTTAATAAAAAATCTCCAGAGAGTCTTCAGAAAACTTTACTGGAACATACTGGAGCAATTAATGTCAACAGGCAAGAACCGCATCAGATTTGGACCAATTTGCATAAGCATCACAAAACCCAACATTTGCCTAAAATGGGACTAAGGGCTTTGCCAGATCTTAGAAATCAGAGACAAGAGACTGGTGTCTACAAATGTCAAGGTGCAGGCATGGGAAGGAAAATGGATCAGTTTGTGTATGGCCTAGCACCTCCTCATAAATCACTTCAACAATCTACCGGACAGAAACCTTATATATTTTCTCAACCACAGAACAATCTGAACATGCTTCAAGAAGAAAAAGGTCAAATTGAACAAAACAAGCAATGTGGTGAAATTGCTGTGAAGGCAATGAAAGTTTTAGGGAAAAGCAGGCCTAAAGCACGTTCAACTTCCTTAGTATCCGAGTCATCCAGGGAGTGTTCACAGGAGGATAGGCCAGCCAACAGGAGTCGCAGTGATGTCTATCCAGAGATCATTCCAATGGTTCCTGGAGTTCAAGTCCAACGAAGCAAGAAATGCACATCCTTTGGGCTTGTGTCCCCAAAACTAGACAGATGGAAAGCAGCAAAAAATG GCATGTCTGCTACTGGGTCAGCTGAACAGATTACCACAGTCCAAAATGGGGCAGTGCTCCAGAACTCCTCAGACCAGTTACAAAGCCTCTCTCCTGAACATGGAAGCCAGCTTACTGCCCTTTCACATGACCCCAGCATCAAGAATGTTCTCCAACTGGGCATCATCTGTCTGCCAG GCAGTCGTGACAGAGCTGGAAGAGCTGTGCTTGAAATCCATGGAGGAAAGAAAGGCTGGGCATCCCCTCTGCTCTCTCCTTTGGTACTTAGCAAAGCGATCCTTTTCCTTCACTCCATTCCAAG GAAACAAGTGAGAGATCTGGGATTGACAGTCATAATCAACAGCCAGATTGTTCAAATTCCCTCAGTGCTCTATAAAGCATTGCTAATGGTACAG GAGCAGGTCCTCCGTGCTGtgcacagtgttttgttgttagtGGAAAAAGACCAAAGTCCTCGTGCAGACAGACCACCAGGATTACAG ATGGAAATTATTACCTCACTAAAAGCTCTTCTTAAGAGTGTTGATGGACAGCAGCTGACAAGTGAACTTGGAGGATCTTTCCCTTACAATCACACTGAATGGATTCAGTTTTACCAA AAACTCTTCATCTTTGAGAGGGACCTTCATGGAGCAGCCCTGTTGTTACAGAATGCTATACAAAAATTGGACAGTAACAAGAAGACTGACACTGCAGAG GATGTGAGGAGATGTAGCCAAGAACAGAAGAGTGCCATGAAGCAGGTACTTGAGGATACACACATGGTCACTCTTCAAAGGGATGGTGGTGCTATACTAGCCAGAATGAGGAAAGAAGAATGTAGATTTTCTCAGTCTGAAGACTACAG TGACTCAATGGAGGCTGTGATGTGTTTATATAATCAGGTGGAAGAAGGAGTTCACACATTAGTTATGAGGTCCAATCAATCACTGCAGCATCTAGATCATGTGCTGCTGCTGAGGGAAACAGAGGAACAACTTAACACA ACCAGAGAGTGGTGTGAAGAGGAGGCTAGGAAATGGCAGAGGGACCTTGACCCAGCAGAAGAACCAAGGGAGATACTGGAGCAAAGACTTGCAGATGTTAATGATGTCCTTACTCAGGCAAAG gatagcaaaaacaaagcaattgCATTGATGAACGATGTGGAGAGAAAAATCCAGGGAACATGTTATCCTGAGACTAACATTTTCCATATTCACATGACAAAGTTCAAATCCGACTTGGCAGCTTTCATGGTGCAAGCTGAGCAGCGTAAATTTAACCTGGAGGCATTCATTCGTCTGCTTCACTTCTGTGAACAG GCTTTCGCTCTTACTAAAGAATGCAGTCATTTCTTGGAACACATGGAGATGGGCTGCTACACAGAGACTTCCAACATCAGCAAGCTGAAATCTTTTCAGGAGAGATTTAAAGCCTTTTTGCCTGAGCACTTTGAGGAGGAGAAGAGTAACGCCATGACCGAGAAGCATCATGGAGTGGTTCGTGTGTGGAGTGAAGCTTGTTCAGTGTGCCAAGAGGTTAGGCAGATACTGGATGAGAAGCTGCTAGAGTTGGATAGAAAGCTAAAGCTTCAAAGTTTTCCACAGAGGGATGAAACCATGGTGAAGAATGATAAAGCCTCTCCGCACACTCCTACTTCCCGCAAAACAAGTTACTCCCTGGCTCATGTTGAGGTCCAATCTCAGCAGTGTGAAGCTTATAGACAGATTCAGAATGCTCAGTGTGAAtctgtacatatacacaaacaatcAACATTGGAAAACACCTTAACGGATAAATTAGTAAAGTTTCCTCGTGAGCACTATAGTGAGGCTGATCTCAGAAATGATGACTTTGTTGGTAGGAGTGAGAGAAATCGAGCATTAGGCAGATCCCATAGCGAGGGCTCTTGTGTAAGAAGCTTTAGTCCTATGTTAACTGGGTCTTCATTGTCTGTGCACCAGAAAACATCTATGAGCAAACCCAGTATATTTCTACCTGACCGAGAATGTGTTGCAAATCATAAAGACAGCTTCTGCTCAGACTTTTCTGATATGAAACTAGAATGGATCCAAAAGGATAGCAGAGGTAAACCCAGCGTCACTGTGGATGACCAAGATTCTCAAATATCTCGGCAAGAGAGCTTTTGCTCTAGTGTTTCCAGCCCGGGATTATGCTGGATGAAAAAGGAGAACTGCAGCAGGGTCTACCTGCATGATAAAAATGCAGGCTACCCCTCTAGAGACTCTATAACAGCAGACAGGCTAGAGGATACCTCAGACTGCAACTCCACCATAGAAATGGAGAACAGCAATAATTTACT TAAACTGCAGCATATCATGGAAGAGTTGTTGCAGACAGAAAAGGAATATGTGAAAGCACTGGGATATGTTATGGAACACTACTTCCCAGAACTTGAGCGACAAGATGTGCCACAAGATCTGAGAGGACAAAGAGGAAGCATCTTTGGAAACCTGGAAAAACTTAGAGAGTTCCATCAACATAATTTCCTGAACGAGCTAGAACTTTGCCTAAGACACCCTTTCCGTGTAGGACGATGTTTTCTACGACAT AAAGAGAGTTTTGGTCTCTATGCTCTCTATAGCAAAAATAAACCACGCTCAGACCACCTGCTAATCAATCATGGAAAAGAGTTCTTTAAG CAAAAACAGCAGCTGCTGGGAGACAAAATGGACCTGTCATCATACCTGCTGAAGCCAGTGCAGCGCATAAGTAAATATGGTCTGCTTCTGCAGGACATGCTACAGGAGTGTGATGCAACGTCACACAAAGCTCCTGAGCGAGCAGAGTTACAGGCTGCATTAGAGGTCATCCAGTTCCAGCTTCGTCATGGCAACAACCTCCTTGCTATGGATGACATCCAGGAATGCGAT GTCAATTTGAAGGAACAAGGACAACTGATTCGCCAAGATGAGTTCCTGATGACCTTTAGGAAAAAGAAGTATTACaggcacatttttcttttccaggaaCTTATACTTTTTAGCAAGACCAAGAAAACAGAGGTTGGGAATGACATATATATCTACAAACAGTCATTTAAG ACCTCTGACATTGGGATGACACATAACTGTGGTGATAGTGGACTGTGCTTTGAAATCTGGTTTCGGAGGAGGAAGTCACaggacacatacacactacaggCACGCAGTTATGAAGTGAAGAAAGACTGGACCAAAGACCTGGAGAGGATTTTGTGGGAGCAGGCTATACACAACAGGG AGATTCGTATGCAAGAGAGAGTCTTCATGGGAATTGGATGCAAGCCTTTTATGGACATTAAGCCTAGTGAAGCTGCCATTTGCGACCGTGCCATTAAGTGTGCTCTAACAGGACGAG ACTGTAAGGCACCTGTTTTTTCTGGGCTGTCTGATATCGAACAAGGGTATCCTGCCCAGAGGCCAAATTCTACTGGTTCGGCCAGCTATGTGTCAACTTGCAgccactcatcctcctcctcgtcctcaGGGAGAGGATCTGTCTCACCTGTCGGTTACCACATTGACCTTAGTAGAAGAGCTGTTTCTGTGTCTGACCCTGGAGGTTTCTCTAATCTTGGAGAGCATGACTTAGACCaggaaaacatcaggcaaaatCAGCTTG GTGAGAGTGTCAGTGGCTTTAGCGGTTCTGGCTACAGTTTGCAGTCAGTGATTGGTGGAGAACATGAGGTACCTCAGGTGTCTGACATTGGTCTAGGAAAACCATTCCCCCACAAAATTGATGACCAAAAGCAACACAAAGACAAACCATCTAAACTACAAAACCAAAAGCAAGACAAACCGCTTAAG GTTCAAGGTAATAATCAAATGGGAAAATCAACTGAAGTTTGA